In Theileria equi strain WA chromosome 3, complete sequence, the genomic window GGTATCGTTGAGTTATGGAAGTTAGAAGTTCCTGGGAACATGAATGAAACATCCTCCAAAAGGATAAAGCACACCATAAAAGTAGAAAATAGTGTAGATACTGGAAAAGAGATTACGAATGCATCTATATCAGAACGTGGCAAATATTATGCAATCGGCACTTCAAATGGGTTAGTAATTCTATACGATACAAATTTAGCGCTTATTGGCACGTATTTATGTAAAAATAGACGGGGATATTATGCAAATGGTAGACCCGTGACTGGGCTATGCTGGAACAGTGGAGAAACAATAATACTTGTGACTACATCTGACTCTAGGATTCGCTTGCTTTCCACAAGATCcgatgaaaatggaaagcTACCTTATCTTGAAAAGCTAAAAGGGCATAGAAATGTTACTTGTAAAATCGGCGCAAAATTTTTTGGCAGAGAAGACGAATATATTTTGTGTCCTTCCGAGTCGGGGCATATATATATTTGGACAAACAACCAATGTGGCAGTTTTAGAAGTAGTATTTCCAACAAACTATCCACAACTCGATATAGCGAAAGAATCCGATTGCCTTCTGGGACATTACTATCATCTATTGGACTATATAACGTAGAACAGTGGGCACACATTATGCCAACAATTCTGAAACAagaatacaaatttaaaggGGATAAAACTCAACCAAATGGATGTTTGTGGTCGTGTAAGAAGATGCATAACAAAGGCATGGACGCAAAAAATTCTGATCCTAGAGATGATGTATTGCTGATAACAGTTGaaaatggacaagaattaaaatattcaattTTGAGTCTACAGTGTTTCGAATTTGAAGTATAAATTAAAAAACGTAAAGAAGCGCCAAATCTGGCATTTACGAGATCAAAATTACGGATGCACAGACAAATATCATTGTAAACAGACATTGAACAATTAGatattcatatttacaTAAATATATGAGGTGTGTGGCGCGTTTACTATTTTAGGCAAATATATAGGGACGGTTCTGGATCCAGCCCGATTCAAAGTATTAGTTATGGGATAATCCAAACACTTTCCATATATATTATAACTAGGATTTGAGGAGGAGTCGGTTATATTGTTTGAATGTTGCAATAAATGGCCATTATCGCAAGGGAACTTCTAAAGAGACAATATATAGGTAATTTTATATTACATCTATAAACTATAACAATAATTTAGAACTCACAAAGGATCCATGTTCAATGTTTTCTGTTGGAttggaagatgatgatattttcaaatggCGTGTATGTTTTGAAGGACCTCCCGAGACACCCTATGAAGGAGGGATTTTCAGTGTTATTTTGACGTTTCCCGAAGATTTCCCAAATAGTCCACCACAAATGTTATTCGAGCAAGAAATGTGGCATCCAAACATATATCCAGATGGGAAAGTTTGCATTAGCATATTACATCCTCCGGGTACCGATCGTTACAACGAACAAGAGAAACCAGAAGAGCGTTGGAGGCCAATTTTTGGTGTTGAAAGCATTTTGATAAGTGTTATTTCTATGCTAGGTGAGCCAAATCTTGAATCACCTGCAAATGTTGATGCCGGAATCCACCTTAAATCTAACCCTGCAGATTATCGCAAAAAAGTCCAGAGGCTGGCACGGAAGACACTGGaatgattttaaaattacatTTTAAGTTATAATGCATAAGCATAAAAATCATAATATAATTGTTAAAGT contains:
- a CDS encoding ubiquitin-conjugating enzyme E2, putative (encoded by transcript BEWA_011590A); the protein is MAIIARELLKRQYIELTKDPCSMFSVGLEDDDIFKWRVCFEGPPETPYEGGIFSVILTFPEDFPNSPPQMLFEQEMWHPNIYPDGKVCISILHPPGTDRYNEQEKPEERWRPIFGVESILISVISMLGEPNLESPANVDAGIHLKSNPADYRKKVQRLARKTLE